The genome window CCGGTCTCATCGTCCTCAACGGCCGAGGCGGCGACCTTTTCGACCTTCGCGGCAGATCCAGGGACGAGGATCGTCGCCTTGCACCGCGGGCATCTCCCTCGCCTCCCGGCGACCTCATCAGCCACCCGAAACGACGAGCCGCACTCGTCGCAATGGACCTCGATCGGCATCGAACGCCTCCTCGCATCCCGACCCGTCGACTGTGGCACTCGCCGGTGCAAAATCGACGATGTAGTATCATCGATGTTGCACGGCATGGCCAGGGGCTGGCGTCTTCGGACTGCGGAAGGGGTCGGGATACGATCGGAGCCGGAGAGGAGAAACCTGCGCCCGGCGGCCGTCACGCCCGCTTGCGGCCGGCGTCTTCGCGAGCGAGGCGATTCTGGAGGAGGGCCAAGACGGCGGCTTCCTCGGGCTTGAGGTCGCCGATCGACTTCTTCATCTCGCGATCAGTCCGGGTGCGGAGGGCGTCGAGCATGGAGCCTTCCAGGTAGGCATCGAGCACCGCTGGGTGGACGTAGCACTTGCGGCAGACGCTGGGCGTGTTGCCGAGCCTCTCGGCCACGCGTTCCACGGCCTGGACGACGTTCCGCTTGGCCTGGGCGTCGCTGTCGAAAGCCTCGAACTCCTGGAGGGCCAGCGAGGCCAGCACGGTCCCCGCCCAGGTGCGGAAGTCCTTGGCGGTGAAGTCGGCGCCGGAGACTTCGCGGAGGTAGTCGTTCACGTCGGCCGAGCCGACGTGTTGCGGTTCGCCGTCGTCGTCGAGGTAGGTGAACAGCTCCTGCCCCGGCAGGTCCTGGCAGCGGGCGACGACCCGGGCGAGGCGACGGTCGCGGATCGAAATCCGATGCTTAACCCCGCTCTTTCCCTTGAACTGGAACTCGATCGTCGCACCTTCGACTTCGACGTGGCGGTTCCGCATGGTGGTCAGGCCGAACGACTTGTTGGTCCTGGCGTATTCCTCGTTGCCCACACGGATCAATGACCGCTCCAGGAGTTGCACGACGGCCGCCAGCACCTTGCGCCGGGGCATGCCGTCGAGCTTCAAGTCGGCGTCCGTCGCCTTGCGGATCTGTGGCAAGGCCAGCCCGAAGGCCGTCATCCGGCCGTACTTGGCGTCGTCGCGGACCTCTCGCCAGCGCGGGTGGTAACGGTACTGCTTCCTCCCTTTCTCGTCGCGGCCCGTGGCCTGAATGTGTCCCCGATCGGACGAGCAGATCCAGACGTCGACCCACGCGGGGGGGATCGCCAGCGACTTGATCCGCGCCAGCGTCTCATCGTCACGGACGGGCTTCCCCTCGGCGTCGAAATATCGGAACGCCTTGCCGGATCGCTTGCGAGCGATCCCCGGCTTCTCGTCGCTGACGTACAGCAGCCCCGCCGCCTTCGCGGCCTGGGCCGGCTCTTCCAGGAGGTTCGTGCTCATGAGAGAAGCCCCAGGCAAACCGGGCGCCGGAGCCACGTCGATTCCGGCGTAGGTTGCACCCTGGGGCCGGCTTGACTTACTCTGGACGCAGACGATTCCACGCGGGGCGAAATGAGGTCGGATGGCTCGGTCGTATGTGATGCTGGCGGTGGTGGCAGGGGTGGTGGTCGCGATCCATGCGATCGTCTACGGCCGTTTCCTGGCCGCCGTGAGGCAAGCCTGCAGGGCCGCCCAAAACCACGGCCTCCCCGACTGGCTCCCCGCCCAGGTGGAACGCGTCCGGGGACGGGCCTCGCGGTTCATCCTCGGCGGGGCGGTCGTCGCGATCGTCGCGGCGTTTCTGAGGATCGCGACGGACTCTCCCTGGAGCCTGGCGGCGGCGAGCTTCGCGGCTGGGTTCAACGCCGTCGCCTTCTTCGTCGAGTACGCCGGCTTCGTCGCCCTCCGCCGCCTCCGCGCCGAAATCCAGGCCCGCGCCTCCCGCCCCGCTGAGGCCCCCGCCCCATCTCCGCACGACCCGGAACCGATGTCGATATGAGCGAAGCAACGACCGTGGAAGCGAACCCCTCGCAGACACCCTCCTCCGCCCCGTCTTCGTCCCGCTCGCCGCTGGGTCTGGTGGTTTTGATCGTCCTGATCGACCTGCTGGGCTTCTCGCTGGTGATGCCGCTGCTGGGGCCGTTGGGCGAGCGCTTCGGCCTGGGGGGCTGGCGGACGGGCCTGTTGTTCGCCGCTTTCCCCATCTGCCAGCTCATCGCAGGGCCGATTCTGGGGCGACTCAGCGACCGTCACGGCCGACGGCCTGTGCTCGTCTTCAGCCAGCTCGGGACGGCGATCTCGTTCGTGATCCTCGGCCTGGCTCGAGACTTCCCGACGCTCCTGATCGGTCGGATGCTCGACGGCCTTTCCGGCGGCAACATCATGGTCGCGCAGGCGTACGTCGCCGACGTGACACGCCCCGAGGACCGCGCCCGCGGGATGGGGATGATCGGCATGGCCTTCGGCCTGGGGTTCGTGCTGGGGCCGTTGATCGGCGGGCTCCTGCTAGAGTTGCCGGTCGGGCCTGAGTGGTCGCATCGCGTGCCGTTCCTGGCGGCAGCGGTTTTCTCGTTCCTCGCCCTGGGGCTGGTGATCGCCAAACTCCCCGAGAGCCTCCCCTCCGGCTCCGCGCCCCGGCAGCAGGCTCGGGTGCTCTCCTGGCGAGGGCTGGCGGACGTCGTCCGGCTGGAAGGGGTCGCCCCGCTGGCGGTTTTGGCGTTCCTGTCGATCCTGGCCTGGGCGACGCTGGAGGGGACGTTCGCCGTCTTCCTGCAGCGTCGGATGAACTGGACCACGCGATCAGCGGCCTATGCGTTTGCGGCGGCCGGCTTTGTCTCGGCGCTCGTTCAGGGGGGCCTGATCCGGACATTGGTCACGAAGTTCGGCGAAATCCGCCTGATCCTGGCCGGCGGCGTGCTGGGGGCCCTGGGGTTCGCCCTGGCTGCTTCAATCTCCGGCGCGAGCGTCTTGCCGCTGGCCGCGGCGATCGTCCTGATGGCCGTCGGTTCAGGCTTGCTCGCACCTTCGATCACCGGCCTGCTCTCGCGGATCACCCCGGCGAGCGAGCAAGGGGCGGTTTTCGGAGCCCTGACCTCGATCCAGACCGTCGCCCGGATCGCCAGCTACCTGACGGCCAACGTTCTGCTGGAACGGGTTTCGCTCTCCACGCCCTATGCCATCGCGGCCGGCGTTTATGCGATTGTGGTTCTGCTGGCCGTTGCAGCAGCCCCCCGGCTGGCCGACGCCCTCAGGCGATCAGCCCTCCAATGATCCCTTCTTCTGGAGGGGGATGACCGCCGTCGGCTTCGATCGATGAGGCCGACGGCGCTCGGTTGGGGTTATCGCGCCCGAGTGAACACATAAATCTCCGGGTCGACGAAATCTGGTCGGACGGCGAACCGCAGTTCGACGGGCGATCCGGCGGCGTCGAGGCGGAACGGGACGGGGCTGGTCTTGAAGAAGACGTCCGACCAGTGGGCCTCGAAGAGGTCGCCGTCCTTCGGCTTCAGTTCGCCGCGCAGCGCGGTGTTCCGCTCGACCTCAATGTGCAGCTTGCCGTCTTTCAGGGCGACGGTCGCAACGCCCAGGGCCGGGCTGCGGTATGTTCCGCAGTATCGCGAAAGTTCCAGCGGCGGCCGGGGCGTCGTGGAGGTCTCGGCCGTCTTCTTGGCCTCAGCCTCTTTCTCCTTCGCCTCGTTGTCGCGGTGACGCTTCATCAGCTCCGCGCTCCAGTCCCGGCGAGGCTCCGCCTTCAGGAAGGCGTCGACCACCCGGAACGGCAGGGCGCGGTAGAACTGCTGCTCGTCGTAGTTGGACAGGACCACGACCCCCAGCTTCTCCTCGGGCACGAGGACCGTCAGCGAGAGCATGCCGTCCATCCCGCCGCCGTGCGAGAGGACCATGCGGCCCAGGTAATCCTGCATGAACCACCCCAGCCCGTACGCGAAGAAGTGCGACGAGGGGAACAGTTCCCGCTGCACCGGGGACGTCGGTCGGACGAGGTTCTGGGGAGCATGGGTCTCGCGGATCACGGAGGCCGGCACGACCCGGGACCCTTCGATCTCGCCATCGTCGAGCTGCATCATCATCCATCGCGCCCAGTCGCGAACGCAGGAGTTGATCCCGCCGGCGGGTCCGCAGTTGTCCAGGTTGCGGTACGGGATCGCCGCGACCTTGCCGTCGACCAGCGTATGGGGCCGAGCGACGTCCTCCTGGCCCTCGAGCGCCCGGATCGACGTACTGCTGCGATTCATTCCGATCGGCCCGAAGAGCCGGCGCTCCACGAACGTATTCCACGAATCGCCCGAGACCCGCTTGAGCAATTCGCCGGCTGCGAGGAACGTTAAGTTGCAATACGCGTAGCGGTCGCGGAATTCATAATCGGGTTTGAGAAACTTGACGCGTTCCAGCACCTCGGGGATCGACCGGTCCGAGCCGTACCAGATCAGGTCCCCCTGCCACGTCCCCAGCCCAACCCGGTGGCACAGCAGGTCGCGGACGGTGAGGGCCCGCGTCGCGGCGGCGTCGGCGAGCTGGAATTCTGGCAGCTTGTCGCAGACCTTGTCGTCCCACCGCAGCCGCTTCTCGTCGACCAGCATCCCGAGCGCCGTGGCTGTGAACGCCTTGGAATTCGACGCCATCGCGAAGAGCGTCCGCTCGGTGACCGGCTCGCTCTTGCCGGTCTCGCGGACGCCGAAACCTCGCGAGTAGACCACCTTGCCGTCCTTCACCACGGCGATCGCCAGGCCGGGGAGTTGCCACTCTTTCATCCCGGCTTCGACGTAAGCGTCCAGCCCCGCCAGCGCCTCGGGCGTCGCCTGCTGAGCGCTCGCCGGAAGTACAAGCAGATAGGAACACGTGATCGCCGCCAGCACGAAAAGCCGTGTTGAGCGCAGCATGTGATTCAATCCCCCGAGGTGGTCCATCGTCTTCGATTGCGACCGGACCATCATCGCGGCCTCGCCCGTGCGGGTCCACGACTTCCTCGGGGAATCCCGTCCTTTCAGACGCCGTAGAGTCCGCCGTACCGCCTCTGCAGGTGGGTCAGCAACGGCTTGGCGTCGATCGGGCCGCCGACGGCGCGCTCGATCAGTTCGGTCGGCTCATAACGGCGGCCGTGGCGGTGGATTTTGTCGCGGAGCCAGGCCAGCAGCGCGGAGGCGTCGCCCTTCGCGAGTTCGTCTTCCAGGCCCGGCAGGTCGGCGGTCGCCTTCGCGAACAACTGCGCGGCGTAGACGTTCCCCAGCGAGTAGGTCGGGAAATACCCGAACAAACCGGCCGACCAGTGGACGTCCTGCAGGCAGCCCTCGGCGACGTTCGACGGCCTCACGCCCAGCGTCTCGGCGTACTTGTCGGCCCACGCTGCGGGGAGGTCGGCGGTGTTCAACTCGCCGCTGATCAGGGCCAGCTCAAGTTCAAAGCGAATGATGATGTGGAGGTTGTACGTCACCTCGTCGGCCTGGATCCGGATGAGCGAGGGCTCCACCCGATTGACCGCGGCGAGGAATCCGTCGAGCGAGGCGCCCTGGAGCGAGTCGTGGAAGGTGCGACGGGCGATCGGGAACCAGTACGTCCAGAAAGGACGACCGCGGCCGACAAAGTTCTCCCAGAGCCGCGACTGCGATTCATGCACGCCTAACGATACCGCCTCGCCGAGCGGCGAGCCCCAGGCGGCGTCGGGGAGGCCCTGCTCATAAAGGCCATGGCCGACCTCGTGGAGCACGCTGAAGAAGGCGTCGTCGAACTTCCTCTCGTCGTACTTCGTCGTGATCCGGACGTCCCCGGGACCGATCCCCGTGCAGAATGGGTGGGCCGTCACATCGAGCCGGCCGCGTTCAAAATCGAACCCCACGGCGGCGGCCGCCGATTCGGCGAGCATCCGCTGGCGCTCGACCGGGAACGATCGCCGCAGCAACGCCCCGTCGCTTCCGACCCCGCGCTTTCGCGCCTCCGCGATGGCGGCGACGAGCGGTGTCAGGCCTTCGCGAATTTCGCCAAAAACAACACGAAGCTCGGCCGTCCTCGCACCAGGCTCATAATCGTCGAGCAGAGGGTCGTAAATTGTTGCTGCAGCGTCGGAGGGTTGCTCGTTTGTTGAACAAGCATGCCTGCCCACAAGGCATACTCGCCTGCACGCCGATTCCTGACGTTTGAGCTCCAAAATGCGATCGAGCCATGGTCGAAACCGCTCGAAGTCAACATCACGGCGGGCGATCACCCATTCATGCTGGGCGGTTGAGGTGGTTCGAGCCAACTCCTCGACGAGCGATTTGGGGAGGGCCTTTCGACGTTCGTAATCGCGGCGGATCTGGCGAAGGTTGGCAGCTTCGGCGGAGTCGCCCTGGGCGATCGGCGCATCCTGAAGGGAGTCCAGGACTTCGCCGATGCGGGGGGCGGTCGCCCGATCGTGCTGGATGCCAGCCAGAAGAGCCGCCTGCTCTCCCCGAAGACCGACGCCGCCGGTGGGCATGTAAGTCTGTTCGTCCCAGCCCAGAACGGCTGCGCACGAGCCAAGCAAGGCGGCCTCGCGGATTCTGGACGTCACCTCCTCGTAAAGCCGTCGCTCGTCCATCGGTCCGTTCCTCAGCCCTGGTCCGGATTGCTCCGGATCGACGGCCTTCGAAATGCGGAAGGCCCGGACGCAACGCCCGGGCCTGACCTCGATTGCGAACATAAAGCCGTTCAGAAGAACAGCTTGCGGAGCCTTCGCAGGGCGACGACTCCACTGATGCCGAGTCCCAAAAGACCCATGGCGGCCGGCTCGGGGGCGCGGTCGGATTCGCCCGTTACGGGCGTCGGAATCGAACCGGGAGCGATGTTCGCGGCGGCGAGGTCGACCCTTACAGGCGACGACGCCAGGATACGCTCCAGGTCGGCCGGGAGGGAAGCCGAGAGGGAGGGGGAATTCGAGATTGGGCCGCCCTGAGCGGCTCCCGTGGCCAGAATCGTGGCGATCAACGCGGCCGAGAACGGGGCCTTGCGGACCTTCATCGTTTTCGGGGCCTCCTGATGCTGGATTCGTGCTGTAACCTTCATGGTTCCTCGGGTTTGGGGCTGGTCGCAGCGGTCGCTGGGCGAACACCCAGTTCTCTTCGCCGTCCCCTTGGCTTTGTTTGAGGCGCCCTCCTGGCCTGCCTTATCATTCTTGACTCGTCCCTGGTTGCCCACCGGCGTAAAAAGCGGAAATCGAGGAGAAGATCTGATGAACGAGAGGGATCGATTGCCCTCGCTCGGTTCTTGATAATTCATTCAGTCTGACGTCTATGGCAAGCAGCGTGCCGAAATCCCGCCGCGCCTTCCGCCTATCTGAACAGAACATCCAAGATTGAAGGGCCGGCGCTCGGATTCGCGCTCCCCTTCTCTCCTGTCAAGTAAACGAAGGCGGACGGAAATCGCCGTCGTGCTCCTCCACGGTCGCTGCCAGGCTTGGGTGAATATACCCAATTCCTTAAGAGCCGGCCAGGGGGATGTAGGCTGCCCCTAATCAGGCGGGAGTCGGATTGCCGGTGCCAGAGGCAGCAGTGCCCAGCCGAACCCCGTAATAGTAAACGGACCGAGTCCCGCCGACGCGACGCCGGTCCTTGGTGAGGCCGGGGATCACGGCGAGGAGGTCGCGGCCCAGCGCCTGCTCGTCGCCGACCGCTTCCCGGCCGTGTCGCCGGCACCAGGTCCGCCACTCCTCGTAGAGTTCGCCCGCCGAGACCGTCGCGCCGGGTTCGACGACGCAGCAGTCGGCCAGGAAGACGGCCACGGGGCTCGCCAACTCGTCCATCGATTCCAGCAGCGGCCGGCCCGATTCCGGCTGCAAGAAACGGCCCCGCAGCTGAAGCCGCCGCCAGCCTTCAAAGGCCCAGAGCAAAATTCCCGGCAACTCAGCCTTCAAGCGTGGGTACAGGCCGAGATCCTCGGCACCATAAAAAGAGCGTGTGAAGCGCAGCATGATCAGGCGGCTTGAGAGGGCTCGGCTGGAATCGCGGAGTCGCGGAAGTTCGTTGGAGATCAGCACGAACCTCGTCGGCAGTTTCCCCGTCCAGGCCGACTGGTGCTTGCGGTCGATCGCCTGGTCGTCCTCGCCGCTGATCGAGAGGAGCGATTCCACGATCGCCGCGTTGTCCGGCCGGTTGGAGAGCCGCGCGTCCGGGAACACGGCCACCGGCTTGTCGATGAGCACCGACAACCCGAACGGTCGCCCCAGCGTTGAGAGCGTTGGGCTGACGACGTTCTCCGATCCCGCCAGCGCCTTCAGCACCCGCGCGATCGTGCCGCGGCCCGACCGCTTCGGTCCGATCATCATCAGGATCTTCTGAAACCGCGTCTCCGACGTTAGCAAGTAGCCAAACCACTCCTGCAAGGCCGCGATCGAATCCGGGTCGTTCGGCCAGACCTGTTGCAGAAATGCAATCCAGGCTCGCGGCGCGGGGGCTTCGGGATCGAAGTCGTAGTCGAGGGCGAAGGCGTTGAAGTACCTCGGCGACGGCCTGGCCATGCACGCGGCCCCGGTGACGAACGACGGCGGATGCACCAGCGCGTTCCGGGCCGCGATCAACTCGCCCGCCGGCCACGCCGAGAGATCGCACCACCAACGCGCGCTCGGGCCCTCTTCCGAATCCTCCCCTGCGGACTGGTCGACGCCTGCGTCGATCCAGGAGGGCCGCGACGGTGTTTCGGCGAGTGGAACCAGCGTCAGGCCGGCCAGGGCCTGGATAACGTCGCTCACCATCCGGGTCGTCACCGGCGAGGCGACGGGGGGGCGGGCCGTCCGATTCGACCGTCCGGAGCGAGCCTCCTCCTCGGCGTGCTCGCGGTCGGCGGTTTCGATTCGGCGAAACTCCTCGGCCAGTTCCTGGGCGAGCACGGCCCGCAACTCGCCGGTGGGAAAGTACCGATAACACGACCCGTCCCAGCGGTGGAACGAGTCTCCCCAGTATCGCAGACCGATTCCTCCCGAATGTGTGAACCGTCGCGATAGGAACAGCCGCGCCAGGCGATGTGGGTTGGTCCGCGAGCCTCCCTCTTCTTCGGCTATCCCGTTTGTGCAAGTCGGCGGCGATGGGGGGTATTCCGAACCAATATTGACGTCTCTGTTTGCAACGGTGGGATGAGAGCGGTCCTTCCGACCGATGCTGGAACTTTGCGTCGAAGTTGAACCTTCGGTGAGCAGCCAGCCGCGGGGGCGGTCGTCGGGGGCCTTGTCGGCTTCCTTGAGCTTGTGCTCCAACTCACGGTCCGACCAGGGAGGATCGCAGGCGCGGTTCCAGTCCTCCAGGATGGACCGGGCCTCAGCGCTGGAGAGGTCGAAGCCCTTGATCAGGATGCAGGCGGCTCGGAAGGTTCGGCAATGTCCCTTCTGGCCGGAGACGGCCGGCGGAAGCGTCTTCAGGTAGGCGGCCGCTCGACGAGTCCGGTCCGTGTTCGGCGGCGACGGCCGAGGTGCGGAGAGGGGCGCAGGCCGAAGGGGCTGGCCTTTGCGAGAAAGCCAACTGGCCAGGTCGACCGATCGAGGGTGAGGGCCGTTCAGCGGTGTATCGGCTGGGGTCGTCATACGGCGATCGCGGATATTGCGTTGACGGGATATTCGGCCGCTGGTCGGAGAATACGGGAATGACGAGAGTCATCCCACCGCATTCGGTCCAGCGCCGTCGAAGGTCACGCGTCGCCAGGGGCGCTCCGGCCGCGACGAACCCTTCGTCTTGATCGTTCCCGGCAGCCCGATCAGGCGGGCCGGATTGATGGTGGCGGAATCCACGATCACCTGGTCGTCGTCGTACGTTCGGGCGATCGAGCGGACGGCCTCGGCGATGATCCGCCGATGCTCGGCGTCGTTGGGATAGTCGGGCAGGCGGACGAGGATCCAGGTCCCGTTGCCAGACTTGCCCCACAAAGCGGAGGCCGCCAGCTCGGGCTCGGCGGCGAGGATGTCGTCGCGGCGGCGGACGGCGGCGGCCAGTTCCTCATCGGTGCTGCTCACGTCGGCCGGCCGAAGCGGATCGATGTCCAGGTACATCCAGCGCAGGGCCAGCACGTCCTCGTCCTTGGTGGTGTGGCGGGCCCGGTCGAGGTGGTTGTCGCACCTCGCGAGCAAATCGCGGCGGACGGGGTTGATCGTGACGTAGCCCGATACGGAGGTCAGCCGCGACGCGTCGCGCGTCAGGCGGGCGAGGTCGTCGTACCAGCCGGCGAAGGTGGAGCCCAGGTGAGTGCGGCTGATCTGGTCGGCTCGATGCAGGTTGCCGAACCGGTCCCAGGACGCCCGCATGACGCGAAGTTCCACGCAGCCGAGGGGCGGGGCCGTCAGGCAGTCCAGAAAACGCCGGGCGACCGCGGGAAGCACCTGCGGAATCACGACCTTGCCCGTCTGTCGGCTCGCGAGTTCCCGATATTGCAGCATCGTCATGATCGTGTCCCGTAAGTGCAGGGCTGGGCAGGCTCAGGCGGTGCGGCGCTTCTTGATGATCGAACCACGGGCGGTGGGTTCGACGCGGTCCAGGGCGGTCTCGATTCCCTCGGGGTCGATCATCTGGAGGAGCTTGGCCAGTGCTGAGGCTTCGGCCGCGCGGACCTGGCAGCGAGGGCGGCCGATCTCGCGGGCGAGTTCGCAGAAGGTCCGCCGACCGGCAGGATCGAGGGCGTTCGTCCTCCGACCGGGGGGTCCATTGCCGCTGTCGCTCCGCCGGCGCCCCTCGGCTTCGGCGAGGAACTCTTCGATCGTCTCGTCCAGGCGGTAGCGGCGACGGACGACCCAGGATTCCAGGAGGCTCAGCTTTCGGATGGCGGCGTGCAGCCGTTGCATCGTCTCGGCCACTTCCAGGGGGCGTTCGGGGGGCATATCGATGGCCAGCGACTCGTCCTGGGAGGCGTCGTCCTCGGGCGTGGCCGGGGAGCAAGAACGAAGCTCGATCTGCGCATTGTGCAGGTACTTCAGCCGCTTCATCTCCACGCCCATCTCTTCGGCGACCTCTTCCAGGGTCGGCTCGATGGAGCCGCTCGCCGCGCGGTCGGCGATGCGCCTTTCCAGGATCCGTTCGCGGGCCTTCTCGTGGCGGCGGCGGAGGAGGACGAGGTAATAGGGGAACTTGACGACCGACCCCTGCTCTGCGAGCGCGCGCTGAATGTGATGGTGGATCCAGTAAGAGGCGTAGGTCGCGAACCGGGCGTCATGGGTTTCCGGGTCGAAGTCCTGGGCGGCCCGCATCAGGCCGAGGTTCCCTTCCTGGACGAGGTCGTCGTGTTCGAGGCCCGGGCAATCAGCGCCGCGGTACCCGTTGGCGATGCTCATCACGAGGCGAAGGTTCGCCATGATCAGGCGGTCGCGGGCCGTGGAGTCGCCCTGTTTGATCCGGGCGGCCAGTTCGACTTCTTCCGCCGCCGTCAACAATGAGGCTTCCTGATGGAGCGGGCCTCGTGCGTCGGGCCGGCGCTGTTTCCGGGGACGAACGGCGCGGGCTTGGGTGCGGTGGGCGTACTCGCGATTCATGATGACGGCGTCCTGTGATGAAAGTCGGAATCCGGCGAGGTGCGGTGGAAATCAGGCGCGAAGCTCGGTGGGCTTCCAGTAGACGCGGAGCTTGGGGCGGCGGCCCGAAGCGAGTGGGGCCCGAAGCGCGTCCGGGGCGAAGACGCGGAGCCGCCAGGCGTCGGCCGAAACGGCGTCGATCGCCTCGCGGGCCGTGGCGAAGGCGACGCTGCAGGGGGCCCCGCCGACGACGTTCGCCGGTCGGACGTACCAGCGCCCGGAGCGGTGGCCGGAGTCGAACTGGGTCTTGAACGTCGGCGTGTAGACGAGCACCTCGCCGCCCATCGAGCGGTCGAACACCCGCAGCGTACCGGCCGTCTGCCGGGGGCCGACGTGGACCCGAGGCAGCGGCGCGGCGTCGATTGGGGCGATCTGGAGCATGGCGAGGTCTCGGGCCGACGAGGGGACGGCGGGGCGGCGGGGGCGACGAGCGGCCGACATGGTGGAGTTCCTGTTTCTGATGGTTGAGGAGTCGCGAAGAAACATGCAGGGCGATCAGCGGCGGCGGGTCCAGTAGAGCGAGCCTGTGGGCTGGACGGAGGGGGGCGAGGTCGTCTCGGGTTCGACGTCAGCGGCAAGCTTGCGGAGGATCTCCGGAGCGTCGTCGCCGGGAACGATGGCGCGACCCAGGACCGAGGCGGCCCAGTCGACGAGGCCGCGGCGGGCGACGATCGCGCGGAGCCACGCGTAGGGGCGGTCGTCGGCTTCCAGGGCCAGCTCGAAGGCGAGCGTCAGGGCCTCCCCTCGGCAGCCGGGGTCGCGGCGAAGCAGTTCGACGGCGAAGGCGGCGGAACGCCAGTCGAGGACGGCGCCGTCGAGGCGGGCTCCGGTCAGTCGGACGCCCCGGAGGTCGGCCTTCGGGAAGCGGGCGTTGCGGAGGTCGGCCCCGCGAAGGTCAGCGTTGCGGAGGTCGGCGCCGCGGAGGTCGGCGGCCTTGAGATCCGCCTCGCGGAGGTCAGCTCCGGTCAGGTCGGCGCCGCGGAGGTCGACTCCCGTGAGCGAGGCTCGCGGCGCCTGGATGCCGGGGAGGTCGGCGTAGGCCAGCGGGACGCCGGCGCCCGCCGTCAGCTCGACGGCCCGGCTCAGGCTCTCGGCCTGGACCACGGCGAGCGGGCCGGTCCGCCAGCGTCGCGACAAGGTATGGATGGCCATGGATTCGTCTCGCGGTCGAGGGTCGGCTTGAGAAACGGTCAGGAGGCCCGGGAAACACCGCGAGGGCGTCCCGCCGTGAAGCGAGACGCCCAGGGATTGCAAGGCGAGGATCAGGCAGGGCCGATGGGGCCGCCGATCGGAGGTTCCGGGAAGACCGGCGGCGGGGGGCTGCCGGGGAACGGGCCCGGGTCTTCCTCGGGCGGCGGCGTGGGGTAGCTCGGATCGGTCGGATCGGGATCCGGAACGTCCGGGTCGTCGGTGGCGTCGTCGTCGATGCTGGCCGTTGAGACCGAGGCGAACAGGGAGAGCGTGCTCAGGCTGAGCCGCGACTCCAGGCCGTCGAGTCCGCCCGCAATTGAGAATTCGGAGAATCGCTTCATGGTCAGCTCCTTCATTCCCTCCCGAGACGATCGTCGTCGCGGGACGGGCCGGGGAAGCCGCGCCGGTCGTCGGTCGGCGGCCCTCCCGCCGTCCGTCCTGCTCGGCTTCCTCGTTTGCTCATGGGGGATAGTCAGCACGGCCGGTTGCGGGATTTCAGGAATCCGGGAAGAATTTCCGGTTTCCGAAAAATCGTCCGCGAGGGCGAAGTCGGCCGATCAGGCAGCCTCGTCCGGGGAGGGGCGCGACGGGCGGCGAGGCGGCGTCCCGTCGCGGTTCGTCACGCCGGCGTTTCGACGTCGGACGCGAGGATTCGGGCCGCACGTTCGCATGCGGCGATTCGCATGCGATCGAAGGCGAACTGGACGCGGGGGTTGGGGTCGGGTTCGATGGGGGGCTGCTGCAGGAGCGGCAGGATGGCCCGAAGCCAGAGGCGGTTCCGCGCCTCGATCGCCTCGACGATGGCAAGGCGCTCGACCTCGAGCGAGACTTCCAGCTCGTCGAGTTCTTCGGGTTCGGGCTCGTCGTGGTGATGGTGAGACATGTCGGGCTCCTCGCCGCGAGGGCGATCAGCAGGGGGATTGGGCCAGGCAGTCGAAGCAGTCGGCGATGCGGACCAGACCGTCGCGGCCGAGACCGCGCGAGCACGAGGCCGCGCCGTCGCAGCCGCAGTCGGACCGTTCCGATCGGTGGGGGCAGGAACGCATTGCACGGAGCAGCCGCAGCGACTCGGCCACGGGGCGTCGCGGCGCGGCGGGCTCGGCGAGGGGGGGAGGTTCA of Paludisphaera rhizosphaerae contains these proteins:
- a CDS encoding DNA topoisomerase IB, with the translated sequence MSTNLLEEPAQAAKAAGLLYVSDEKPGIARKRSGKAFRYFDAEGKPVRDDETLARIKSLAIPPAWVDVWICSSDRGHIQATGRDEKGRKQYRYHPRWREVRDDAKYGRMTAFGLALPQIRKATDADLKLDGMPRRKVLAAVVQLLERSLIRVGNEEYARTNKSFGLTTMRNRHVEVEGATIEFQFKGKSGVKHRISIRDRRLARVVARCQDLPGQELFTYLDDDGEPQHVGSADVNDYLREVSGADFTAKDFRTWAGTVLASLALQEFEAFDSDAQAKRNVVQAVERVAERLGNTPSVCRKCYVHPAVLDAYLEGSMLDALRTRTDREMKKSIGDLKPEEAAVLALLQNRLAREDAGRKRA
- a CDS encoding MFS transporter; its protein translation is MARSYVMLAVVAGVVVAIHAIVYGRFLAAVRQACRAAQNHGLPDWLPAQVERVRGRASRFILGGAVVAIVAAFLRIATDSPWSLAAASFAAGFNAVAFFVEYAGFVALRRLRAEIQARASRPAEAPAPSPHDPEPMSI
- a CDS encoding MFS transporter, producing the protein MSEATTVEANPSQTPSSAPSSSRSPLGLVVLIVLIDLLGFSLVMPLLGPLGERFGLGGWRTGLLFAAFPICQLIAGPILGRLSDRHGRRPVLVFSQLGTAISFVILGLARDFPTLLIGRMLDGLSGGNIMVAQAYVADVTRPEDRARGMGMIGMAFGLGFVLGPLIGGLLLELPVGPEWSHRVPFLAAAVFSFLALGLVIAKLPESLPSGSAPRQQARVLSWRGLADVVRLEGVAPLAVLAFLSILAWATLEGTFAVFLQRRMNWTTRSAAYAFAAAGFVSALVQGGLIRTLVTKFGEIRLILAGGVLGALGFALAASISGASVLPLAAAIVLMAVGSGLLAPSITGLLSRITPASEQGAVFGALTSIQTVARIASYLTANVLLERVSLSTPYAIAAGVYAIVVLLAVAAAPRLADALRRSALQ
- a CDS encoding serine hydrolase is translated as MLRSTRLFVLAAITCSYLLVLPASAQQATPEALAGLDAYVEAGMKEWQLPGLAIAVVKDGKVVYSRGFGVRETGKSEPVTERTLFAMASNSKAFTATALGMLVDEKRLRWDDKVCDKLPEFQLADAAATRALTVRDLLCHRVGLGTWQGDLIWYGSDRSIPEVLERVKFLKPDYEFRDRYAYCNLTFLAAGELLKRVSGDSWNTFVERRLFGPIGMNRSSTSIRALEGQEDVARPHTLVDGKVAAIPYRNLDNCGPAGGINSCVRDWARWMMMQLDDGEIEGSRVVPASVIRETHAPQNLVRPTSPVQRELFPSSHFFAYGLGWFMQDYLGRMVLSHGGGMDGMLSLTVLVPEEKLGVVVLSNYDEQQFYRALPFRVVDAFLKAEPRRDWSAELMKRHRDNEAKEKEAEAKKTAETSTTPRPPLELSRYCGTYRSPALGVATVALKDGKLHIEVERNTALRGELKPKDGDLFEAHWSDVFFKTSPVPFRLDAAGSPVELRFAVRPDFVDPEIYVFTRAR
- a CDS encoding carboxypeptidase M32 yields the protein MDERRLYEEVTSRIREAALLGSCAAVLGWDEQTYMPTGGVGLRGEQAALLAGIQHDRATAPRIGEVLDSLQDAPIAQGDSAEAANLRQIRRDYERRKALPKSLVEELARTTSTAQHEWVIARRDVDFERFRPWLDRILELKRQESACRRVCLVGRHACSTNEQPSDAAATIYDPLLDDYEPGARTAELRVVFGEIREGLTPLVAAIAEARKRGVGSDGALLRRSFPVERQRMLAESAAAAVGFDFERGRLDVTAHPFCTGIGPGDVRITTKYDERKFDDAFFSVLHEVGHGLYEQGLPDAAWGSPLGEAVSLGVHESQSRLWENFVGRGRPFWTYWFPIARRTFHDSLQGASLDGFLAAVNRVEPSLIRIQADEVTYNLHIIIRFELELALISGELNTADLPAAWADKYAETLGVRPSNVAEGCLQDVHWSAGLFGYFPTYSLGNVYAAQLFAKATADLPGLEDELAKGDASALLAWLRDKIHRHGRRYEPTELIERAVGGPIDAKPLLTHLQRRYGGLYGV
- a CDS encoding PEP-CTERM sorting domain-containing protein; translated protein: MKVRKAPFSAALIATILATGAAQGGPISNSPSLSASLPADLERILASSPVRVDLAAANIAPGSIPTPVTGESDRAPEPAAMGLLGLGISGVVALRRLRKLFF